ATGCGTGCCCGACTTCAGACCGTCGGGCAGCTTGGCCTGCCAGAGATGTGTTGAGTTCTTGGCCTTGGGGAGATTGCGATAAGATTTTCCTTCGACGCCGTTCTCCGTTTCGGACAGCTTCTTGAAGCTGGGATCGATGGCGACAATCCGCTCCATGGGAGCCCAGCTGCCGGACTCACCAATCTGCATTTCCACCTTCGATTTTTCCGAACCGTTAAACACGTTGACCATCACGTTGGTTTCCGCGACCTGATCGACGGTGACCGCTTCAGGGGCGATGATATTCATCTGGTATTTCGCAGCACGACCGGCGGCTCGAAAGTCCAGGTTATATTCTTTGCCGTCAAAGGTAATGATGGAATAACCGTTGGGAGCACCGTCGGCCATCATCGTATGCGGAATACCCCGTTCATCCGGAGCACCGGACCACCAGCTGCCGCTGACGGTTACGTTGATGATGTGATGGTGCGGCTTGGCGCCCCGCCAGCCATCTTCTTTAGTGATGAAGCGGTGTTCGTGATGATGGGTATGACCGGAAATGGACATACAGAAGGGACGTTTTTCGATCAGGCGATACAGGTCCTGGCGATCTTCGACGCCGACCAGCGGGATGTGCATCATCAGGACAACCAGCTGATCTTCGGGAATCTGCTGCAGATCGTTCTTGACGAATTCGATCTGCTCTTTGCCGAGACCACCCTGGTATTTGCCCTTCTTCTTTTTATTCTTTTTGGTTTCATCGGTGACGATCCATTCGATGTCGTCCAGCACGATGAAATGCACGGTGCCGTAATCGAAGGAGTAATAAGAGGGACCGAAGGCCCGCTCGAATGTTTCATCGCTCAACCTATCGTTGGGGGCATCGTAGTTGATGTCGTGGTTGCCGATAACGTTGTACCAGGGAATCCCCAGGAGAGCGATGCCCCGTGCCTGCGATTCGAACAGCGACAGATCGTCAAACAGAATGTCGCCCAGCGTGACGCCGAACGAAGCATCGGTGCCGACGAGGTCTTCGATTACATCATGGGCGATGTAGTCGATCTCTTTCTGATCGCGGGGCTGTGGATCACCGAAAAAGAGGGCCCGGAACTGATTGGGCTCTTTTTGCGGGTAGAGGGGGAAGTCGACCGATTCCGGTAGCGGTCCGGTGGGGGCGACGCCGGCGAAGTGTGACTTGGGTGAGCCGTTGGGCTTATGAATGTAATAGAACTCGGGTGTGAGATTCTTGCTCAGCGGAGTCCGCCAGTTGCGGGGTTTGATGACGAACAGAATGGTGTCATCGGTAACGGGCAGTTCATACTTTCCGTTTTCATCTGTGCGAACGACTTTGAGTCCATTCGAAACCGCAACGCCTGGCAGCGTTTTCTCGCCGGCATCGAACTTCCGGTTCTGGTTGGCATCATGAAATACGTATCCGGTGGCAGTTTTACCTGACGATTCCGCCCGGCTCAGCCCCTGCTGGGTCAGCAGGAAGATTCCTGCCAGCAGCACGGTAGTCAGTGTGAAGCGACGCATTGAAATATCCTTGTAAAGAATCTCGTGATCTAAACAATCTCTAGTAATATGTTACGTCACCGAGGGACGAGACAAAACCCACAGCCTCACTTTTTCGGCAGAGTTCTATCTGGCCATACAGACAGCACGTAATCAAACAAAACAACCGGAGGATGCGATCGGCGTCAGATCCTCCGGTTGAGAACATTCAGTAAAACAGAGTCCGTTCATTCCCAGCCCGTCTTAGAAGTTATCAATCACTTCCCGGTTGGCGCGGGTGCCCAGGGCCTGGTAGATGGTCTGACTGATATTTTCAGAAATGAAGCGACAGGAACCATCGGCCAGTCCGACCTGAACGCCCCCTTCATGCTGGCTGCGGGCAGCGGCAATCTGCGTTCCGTCGTTTGCTTCGGTACAGGGCAATTCGGCCGTGTTAGAACACTTGGGCAGAATGTCTGCGGTGGTGCTGTTCGGATTGCGACCGGCACTGAAGGCGGAGCCCCCCATGCCGGAATAAACCCAGGCACCACGGGCATCGGAGGTATTATCATTAAGATAGTTCAGTTCCCCGGTCAGCAGGGTGTTACTGGTACCATCTTTGATGTCCCGGATGCTGATCGAAGAGTTGATCGTAAAGATGCCGCCATGAGTATTGGTGTAGGAATCGGTCAGATTGCCGTTTCCGTAGTTAGCAGCGTAGTTACCGCGGGACATGTGCTCCAGCGAACGGAACGCGACATTGCTGCGACGATCCCAGGGATGACTGGGGCAACGGTAAGCCGCGGGAGCATAATGGCCGAAAATATTATTCATGTAATCCAGGGGATCGCGACCGTTCAACACGGGGGCGGCATTATCCCAGAGCGAGCTCTGTTCCATTTGTGGCAGGATGTAAACCAGCCAGTTACCACCCAGGCTGTGCTGATCGGTACATTCCTGGAGACCGGTCAGGTTCGTGGGGGGAGTACCGCCACACAGACCGATGACACCACCAGGAGGGAAGACACCATGTGTGTCGTGGTAGTTCTGCAGGGCCAGGCCCAGCTGTTTAAGATTGTTTTTACATTGACTGCGGCGGGCAGCTTCGCGGGCCTGCTGCACTGCGGGCAACAGCAGCGCGATCAGAATCGCGATGATCGCGATCACCACGAGCAGTTCGATCAGAGTAAAACCGCGACGGTTTTTTCCGGTAACGGAATCGGACGAAATCAGACGTAACATCTTCTTCTCCTTGATACGTAAATGAAAACTATAAGACAGACAGGCGGAGTAAATCGTGATGAATCGTCTTGCCTGCAGGGACGATTAGGGATCGGTGTATTCCGGTGTCGGTGTGGAATCGCCGGGAACGCCTTCTTCGGGTTCTCCCGAGCAACCAGTCAGTGACAGAGTCAGACAGAATACACAGCACAACAGCAGGTAGTATTTTTTCATGAGAATCAGCTCCTCTCATTCAGGAAACAACAGCTCAGCCGAAGAATGGGTTCAAACGCGCCATTCTCCGGCTGGCTCGTATAACGACATCGAATCTGATAACCGCTTAGAAGTTATCAATCACTTCCCGGTTAGCGCGGGTTCCCAGGGCCTGATAGATGGCCTGGCTGATATTTTCAGAGATGAACCGGCAGGAACCGTCGGCCAGTCCGACCTGGACGCCTCCGGTATGATGACTGCGGGAAGCCGCAATCTGGGTTCCGTCGTTTCCGGCGGTACAAGGCAGCTCGGTAGTGGTGCTACAGCTGGCCAGGATGTCGGCGGTTGTTGAATTGGGGTTCCGACCTGTACTGAAAGCGGAACCACCCATGCCGGAATAAACCCAGGCACCGCGGGCATCGGAGGTATTATCGTTGAGGTACATGACCTCGCCGGTCAGCAGCGTATTGCTGGTACCATCTTTGATGTCCCGAATTCCGACTGCGGAGTTGATGGTAAAGACACCAGCATGGGTATTCGTGTAAGACTCGGTCAGGTTGCCTGAACCGTAGTTGGCAGCGTAGTTACCGCGTGACATGTGCTCCAGGGCACGGAACGAGACGTTCGAACGACGATCCCAGGGATGGCTCGGGCAGCGATAAGCTGCAGGAGCATAGTGACCGAATACGTTATTCATCGCGTCCAGGGGGTTTTTGTCTCCACTCAAAATGGGAGCAGCTTTTTCCCACAGAGAACTCTGTTCCATCTGAGGCAGGATATACAGCAACCAGTTGCCGCCCAGGCTCAAACCACTACATTCCTGGCTACCGGAAATATTGGTTGGAGGTGTACCCGCACAGGTTCCAATCACTCCACCGGGAGGGAAGACGCCGTGCGTATCATGATAGTTCTGCAGTGCAATCCCCAACTGCTTGAGATTGTTTTTGCACTGGCTGCGACGTGCGGCTTCACGGGCCTGCTGCACAGCGGGTAACAGTAACGCAATCAGAATGGCGATAATCGCGATTACCACCAGCAACTCGATCAAAGTAAAACCACGACGATGTACTGCAACGGCAGTACGCGCGCCGGCAGGGCGCAAAAAGCGAAGAAGCATCAAAGCAACTCCCAAAAAACGAAGAGAAAAACAGATTGACTTGGCGTTTCAAGGCACTTTGATGCCGAGGATGGTCTTGACTGACCGTTTTGTCGGAAGGTTAGGCAGGAAGGATGCTCCGCTACTCCGAAGTTGCGGGAATCCTACAAGGCGTTTATTAAGATTGAATGTCGAAAAAATGAAATGTCGTTTCTAAGCGGTCGGTGTGTTCTCATGCATACCATTCTTTTTTGAAAAAATTGTCTGATTGCCAAAGAAAGTCTGTAACGCGCGCCGAAATCGTCGTGTGAGCGACAGTCTCAGTCTGTGCGGTCCAAAACCGTGCCCGGGATTGACGCGGCACAATGCTTGTCTCATAGTAAATAGAAACACTTTCCGCTCTGACCTCCTTTAATGAGCACCTCGACACCAGAAACACTCAGGAACCGACACCATGCTGCAGTCTTGCCGTTTCTCAATCCCCTCTTTATTAAAATGTTCGCTCTGGCTGACAGCCATCGCTCTCGTCTTCAGTAACAGCCTTGATACACAGCGCGTGCACGCCGCTGATTCCCTGCGTGTGCTCTGTTACAACATTCATTACGGACAGGGAACCGATGGCAAATACGATGTAGCCCGGCTGGCGAAAGTAATTGCACAGACCAAGCCGGACCTGGTTGCCCTGCAGGAAGTTGATGTGGGCGTGAAACGTTCCAATCGCGTTCACGAAGCACAACGCCTGTCGGAACTGACGGGACTCGAAGTTCGCTTCGGACCAACACAGCATTACGAAGGGGGCCTGTTTGGCAATGCAGTGCTGACGCGCCTGCCGATTCTGGATGTGATGATCCAGCCACTCCCCTACACCGAAAGTACGCCCGAACGGGTGACTTATCCGCGGGGCGCAATCGTTGTGACCGTGAAGGGTCCCGATGGGAAGCCGCTACGATTCATCAGCACGCACTTTCAACATAATGTGCCTGAAGATCGGGTCGCGGAAGCCAAAGCCATCAATCAGTACTTCGCGTCCGAGTCTGAAGTCCCCACGATCCTGGCGGGAGACATGAATGCCCGCCCGGAAGAGGAACCGATTCAGGTTCTGCTCAAACGCTGGACTAACGCCATCGATAAAGACGCCACCCCAACCGCGCCTGCGACGAAGCCCCGCTCCCGGATTGATTACATCTTTTATCGACCTGCGGCCCGTTTTGAAGTCATCGAAACCAAAGTCATCAATGAACCGCTGGCCTCGGATCACCGTCCAGTGTTTGCCATCCTGAAACTCACACAGGAGTAACCCGATGCGAAACTGTCTTTCCTGGATGTGCCTTATCGCCCTGCTGCTTACGAGTGTCGCTCAGAGTGTGCGCGGTGCAGAACAACAGGCGACGCCGGTAAGTTCGATCCGCGTGCAGCCCGGTTTTCAGGTGGAACTGCTGCGTTCGGCGCAGGCGGGAGAAAGCTCCTGGATCAGCATGACCTTCGATGATCGGGGGCGCGTGATCCTGGGACTGGACGATGTCGGTCTGGGTCGACTCACTTTCAAAGATAATACGGGCAAAGTCGCGTTCGAAAAAATCGACGACAAGTTAAAACACTGTCGTGGCGTGTTATATGCCCACGACAGTCTGTATATCAGTGAGACGAACGGCGAGGGACTGCATCGATTCCAGGATACGAATGGCGACGGTCAGTTCGATCAGCGGCAGTTGCTGAAATCACTGGATTACCGCAGCCGGTTCGGTCATGGCAGCAATCAGCTCGTACTTGGCCCCGACAAAAACATCTATCTGGTTGTCGGCAACGATGTCTCGTTTCCGGAGGGAGTCTCCCCCCAGTCTCCCTATCGCGATCCGCAGAACGATCAACTGCTGCCCAACCCGCATGACGCCGGTCAGGATGATCGCGTCGGCTACATTCTCAAGACCGACCCGGCAGGGAAAACCTGGGAGATTCTCGCGGGGGGATTTCGGAACCAGGTCGACATCGCCTTTAACCCCGAAGGGGAGATGTTTACCTACGACGCCGACATGGAATGGGATATCGGCCAACCCTGGTATCGCCCGACCCGCATCAATCATATTATTCCCGGCGGCGAGTATGGCTGGCGGTGGGGAACCGGCAAGTGGCCCGAGTATTATGCTGACAGTCTGCCCAGCACGCTCAACACGGGCCTGGGTTCTCCAACCGGGATGGTCTTCGGCACCCAGAGTCGCTTTCCGACCCGCTTCAAAAACGCCATGTATATCGCCGACTGGCAGAATGGACGCATCCTGCTCGTGGATCTGATTCCTGCGGGAGCCAGCTATCAGTGTCAGTATGAAGTCTTTCTGGAAGGGGGGCCGCTGAATGTGTGTGACATGCAGTTCGGTCCCGATGGTGCGCTGTATTTCATCACTGGAGGTCGCGGCTCGCAATCGGGTCTGTATCGCGTGACGCCGCGAGCCGATCAGAGTCCGACTTCCCAGGCTCCTGAAATCAGTGCGCAAGACCGTCAGCAGGGAGAAGCCGCCCGCCGGTTGAGGCGGAACCTCGAACCATATCTCAACTCCACGGTGCCTGAGATCGATGTACTCTGGACACACTTGAGCAGTGACGACCGCTGGCTGCGTTTCACCGCCCGCAAGGCACTGGAACATCAGGATGTCTCCCGCTGGCGTGAGCAGGCACTTTCAGAGACGGCGCCGGTCGCAGCAATCGAGGCGTTGATTGCCCTGTGTCATCAGGGAACCCCTCAAGATCGAGACGCGGTCCTGACAGCACTGAACCGGATCGATATCAGCACGCGATCGCAGGAACAGTTACTGGCGTTACTGCGTGCGTATGAACTCGGTTGTATTCGACTCGGCAAACCGACGTCAGCCCAGGCCGCGACAATCAGAGAGCGACTGAGCCCCCTGTTTCCGCATGCGACCAGCAGCGCGAATCACATGTTGTGTGAACTGCTGGTCTATCTGAACGATGATTCGGTCGTCCCCCGTGCGATGACGCTGCTCACAGAAACATCGCCCCAGGAAGATCAGATCCGCACCGCCCGTGCCTTGACTCAGGCCTCGCGCGGCTGGACTCCGAAAACTCAGCGTCAGTTCCTTGCCTGGCTGGGTTCAGCCCGCCACTTTACGGGAGGTAAGCAGCTGACCGAACGGCTCCGTGATATTCGCGTGGACTTCCTGAAGTTACTCAGCGACAAACAACAGTCGGAGTTCAGCGAGGAGATCGCTGCCCTCGACAAACCGCTGGAAGTGGAAGAAGTGGTTCCCGCGCGGCCTGTGGTAAAAGACTGGCAACTGACCGACCTCGAACCGCACCTGGCTTCAGTGACACAGAACCGTTCCTTCAAAAACGCGCGACAGGCGTTGCTGGCGGCGAACTGTCTCAAGTGTCATCGGATCGGTTCCACGGGGGCGCAGATCGGCCCGGATCTCTCGAATGTCGGCAAACGCTTTGACAGCCGGGCGATTCTGGAGTCGATTATTGAACCGTCCAAAGTGATGGATCCGAAATACCTTTATACTGTCTACGTCCTCAGTAGCGGAAAAATCGTGACCGGCAGACCGGTGGGGGTCAGCAAGACCACCATCACCGTTGAAACCGATCCGATTCGTCAGACCACGGTGCCTGTGCTCCGCGAGGAAATCGAGGAAGCCGTGCTTTCGAAGACGTCACCCATGCCTGCCAGTTTGATCAATGTGCTCACGCAGGAAGACATTCTGGATCTGCTGGCCTACCTCAAGGCGGGTGGCGATCCCGGAGCGGCCGCCTTTCAGCAGTCGAATTGAGCGGATTCAGAAAGGACCATCGCATGCCTGTGCTCAAGACATTGCTGATCCTGATCTGCAGCACGCTCAGCGTTGCAGCTGCGGAGCCGGTCAATCTCAACAGCCTGCCCTCTGACCTGACGGTGCCTGCGGTCACGCGGGGCACACCTGCTCCCGGCAAGCGGGTCTGGCAGACGAATGAGGGGTTCGAAAAGACCGAAATCGCTCATGCACTGTATCTGCCCACGGACTGGAGGCCAGGGAAGACATATCCCGTGATCATGGAATATCCGGGCAACGGGGGTTATCGCAATGCCCTGAATGACGTCAGTCGGGGCCGAGTGCAGGACTGCAAGCTGGGTTATGGTTTGTCCGGCGGCGTCGGCATGATCTGGGTCAGTCTGCCCTTCGTGGATCCGAAGACCGGCAAGCATGCCGTCAAATGGTGGGGCGATCCGGATGCGACGGCCGACTATTGCAAGCAGACCGTGGCCCGCATCTGCAGGGAATATGGCGGCGACGCGAAGAATGTCATCCTCACCGGCTTTTCGCGGGGTGCCATCGCCTGTAATTATATTGGGCTGCGAGACGCGGAGATCGCGAAACTCTGGAAAGCGATGCTGCCCCACAGCCATTATGACGGCGTGCGCAGGTGGAATTACCCCGACAGTGATGCCGCGTCTGCCCGCCAGCGACTGGTGCGGCTGGGAACGCGTCCCCAGTTCATCAGCCATGAAATGAGTACGCAGCAGACAGAAGCGTATCTCAAAGAGAGTGGTGTGGCGGGGCAGTTCACGTTTATGGCACTCCCCTACCCTAACCATTCCGATGAATGGGTGTTAAAAGATATTCCCCAGCGGAGCCAGGCGCGTCGCTGGCTCCAGAAAATCGTACAACCAACGGCAACCGACTGAATCCTTCCCCGAAACGAGGCACTCCCATGCACCGCATTGCTCCCTGGATGCTCTGCTCTTTCTCTTGTCTGCTCCTGCAGCCGAATGTCACTCTCCGCGCAGCGGAACCGGAGCCACAGCCCCGACCGCATATTCAAATCCGCGGGATCTACGGCGGTGCGCCGACACAGATACTGGAGCAGAACCGCAGTCTGACCGAACTGGGCGTGAATGCGATCTTCATGGGCTCGGGCAGTCTGACAGCTGAAAGGATCGCTCAACTGAAGCGACAGGGGGCGCAGGTCTTTGCCGAGTTCAACACGCTGCATGTCGCCGGCTATCTCAAGGAGCATCCGGATGCGGCTCCGATCGGCGTGGACGGGAAGGTCTCGCCTCCCCCGCATGGCTGGCAGGGGATCTGTCCGACTCATACCGGTTATCGGAAATATCGGATGCAGGAATTTCGTCGCGTGCTCAAAGAGTATGAGATTGACGGCATCTGGCTCGATTATCATCACAGTCACGCCAGCTGGGAACGGGCCGAGCCGGCCATGCCGGACACCTGCTTCTGTGAACGTTGCCTGAAACAGTACCAAAAAGATACGAAAACCAGACTGCCCGAGGCACCGACGGCCGAAATTTCCAAACTGCTGCTGGGAGAACAGAAGGCGAAGTGGACCCAGTGGCGGTGTGACGTCTTCACCGACTGGGTCCGCGAGTTCCATTCGATCATCGAAGAGACACGACCGAAAGCGCTGCTGGGCACATTCCATTGCCCGTGGACCGACACCGAATTCGACGGAGCGCTGAAGAACAAGCTGGCCATCGATCTCAAGGCCCAGGCGCAGTACATCGATGTTTTCAGCATCATGCCTTATCATGCCCGCTTCAATCACCCCGAGGACCCGGCCTGGATTTCCCGACAGACGGCATGGCTGGGAAAGTACCTCGGTATCAAGGGGCAGCCTGGAGAACGGCATAAGATCTGGCCTATCGTGCAGCTCTCGGACTGGGGCGAAACCGTGCCCGTCAAACAGGTGCAGCCGGTCCTCGACCATGGCTCGCGGCCTCCAGCGACCGGGGTGATGGTCTTCCGCTGGGGTTCCCTGCATCCCCAGACCGACAAGGTGGAGGCGATGATCGAATACTATCGCGCCATTCGGCCGTGAGCCGGACGGGAATCTGTTTATTGACAATCCGACAGGCGCGGTCTATAACCAACGCGAACTGAAATCACCTGCAGATAGACGGATTGCGACCATGCTGACAGTACTTTCCCCGGCCAAATCACTGAACCTGGATCCCCAGAAACAGACTTCGAAATATTCGACGCCCGAATTCCTTGAGGAAGCGGAAACGCTCGTCAATAAACTGAAGCGGATGTCGCGGAAAGCGCTGGGCGAACTGATGAGCATCAGTGACGATCTGTCTGAATTGAACCATGGCCGATTCAATGAATGGTCGCTTCCGTTTACGACACAGAATGCCAAGCAGGCCGTGCTGACGTTTAACGGGGATGTTTACCAGGGCCTGAATGCCAGTCAGTTCAAAGCCCGCGATCTGGCGTATGCCCAGGATCACCTGCGGATTTTATCCGGTCTGTACGGCGTGCTGCGTCCGCTCGATCTGATGCAGGCCTATCGGCTGGAAATGGGAACCAGCCTCAAGACGCGGCAGGGAAATTCGCTGTATGATTTCTGGGGCGATAAAATCACCGAGTCACTCAAGGCGGATCTCGACCAACAGAAACAGCGGGCCCTGGTGAATCTCGCTTCGAATGAATACTTCAAATCGGTGAAACCCAGACAACTCGGATGTCCGGTGATTACGCCGGTCTTCAAGGAAATCAAGGATGGCAAATCGCGGACCATCGCGCTGTTCGCGAAGCAGGCCCGCGGTCGGATGGCGGCCTGGATGATACAGAACCGCATCGATGCCCCGGAAGATCTGACCGGATTCAACCTGGATGGTTACGAGTACCAGCCCGATGAATCGACTGACAGCAAACTGACCTTTTCCCGCCCGCAACCACCGCCGGTCGGAAAAAAATAATTTCCACTTTCTCAGGATGAAAGCACAATGACGGAGCATGCACTGCATCAGCAACTGGACCAGATGATTACCGGCTACTGGACATCCCAGGCTATTTATGCAGCGGCGAAACTCGGAATCGCCGACCTGCTGGTCGACCAGCCCCAGACGGCAGCCCAACTCGCGTCCGCTACCGACACGAATGCCGGCGCCCTGTATCGGGTGTTGCGTGCATTGGCCAGCATCGGGATCTTTGAGGAAAACAAACAGCAGGAATTCACGTTAACGCCGATGGCGGAATTTCTGCGGAGCGATGTCCCCGGTTCCAAGCGGGCGCTGGCGATGATGTCGGGTGATGAGCAGTTCCAGTGCTGGAGCGAGATCATGTACAGCGTAAAGACCGGGAAGACCTCGTTCGACAAGGTCTTTGGTCAGCCGATCTTCGAATACCTGTCTCAGCATGAAGACAAAGGCCAGATTTTCGATCAGGCGATGATGGGCATTCATGGCCGGGAAACCGGAGAGATCATGCAGGCCTACGATTTCTCAGGCATTCAGACCCTGGTTGACGTGGGCGGCGGAAACGGTTCGAACATTGCCCACATTCTGCAACAGTACCCCGAGATGCAGGGGATTCTGTTCGACCTGCCTCACGTTGTCGAACGGGCTCAGCCGCACATTGAGGCAGCGGGACTGAGTGAGCGCTGCGAAATCGTGGGAGGCAACTTCTTTGAAGCGGTGCCCGGGAACGCGGATGCCTGGTTTATGCGGCACATCATTCATGACTGGGACGATGAAAAGTCGCTCACGATTCTCAAAAACTGTCACACCGCGATGCCTGCAGACGCTAAACTGCTGGTTGTGGAAAGTGTGATCCCGGCCGGCAACGAACCGTTCGCCGGCAAGTTCCTGGACCTGGTGATGCTGATGATCCCCGGCGGTAAGGAACGGACGGCTGAAGAGTATCGCAGCCTGTTCGCCGAGGCGGGCTTTGAGCTGACGCGCATCATCCCGACGGAATCCGAGCTGAGCATTATCGAATGCGTTAAGCAGTAGATCTGGAATGCCGGTTGCCTGTCGGTCGATGCGATTCGTCCCGAATTGAGGTGAGCTGAATTGAGGAGACGCTGTGATGACCGACGAAACCCATCCGCAACAACTGGAGCGGATGATTACCGGCTATTGTATTTCGCAGAGCATCTATGCCGCTGCCAAACTGGAAATCGCCGATCAGTTGACCGCGGGTCCCCGGACCGCGGCACAACTGGCGGAAGCGACGCAGACCGATGCGGACTCGCTGTACCGCCTGCTCCGCGCCCTGGCCAGTGTGGGGATCTTCGCGGAAAACGAACAGGGGGCCTTCTCCCTCACGCCACTGGCGGAACCGCTGCGGAGTGATCACCCGGAATCGAAACAGGCCTGCGCGATCATGAATGGCGAAGACCAGTTCCGGCCCTGGTGCGAAATCATTTACAGCCTGCAGACCGGGAAACCAGCTTACGACAAGATCTGGGGAAAATCGGTATTTGAGTTTCTGGCCGAGCATCCGGAGCAGGCGCAGATCTTCGACCGGGCAATGACCGGCATCCACGGACGCGGGAACGATTCGATCCTGGATGCTTACGATCTTACAAATACCCGGGTCCTGGCGGATGTCGGCGGGGGCAATGGTCTGCACCTCGCAGGCATTCTGCAGGCGAACCCTCATCTGCATGGCCTGCTGTTCGATGTGCCGCATGTCGTCGAACGGGCCCAGACCCAGATCGACCAGGCCGGTTTGTCCGATCGCTGCCAGCTGGTCGGTGGAGACTTTTTCCAGTCGCTGCCCCAGGGACCGGATGCGATTCTCCTGCGGCACATCATTCACG
This genomic interval from Gimesia chilikensis contains the following:
- a CDS encoding methyltransferase → MTDETHPQQLERMITGYCISQSIYAAAKLEIADQLTAGPRTAAQLAEATQTDADSLYRLLRALASVGIFAENEQGAFSLTPLAEPLRSDHPESKQACAIMNGEDQFRPWCEIIYSLQTGKPAYDKIWGKSVFEFLAEHPEQAQIFDRAMTGIHGRGNDSILDAYDLTNTRVLADVGGGNGLHLAGILQANPHLHGLLFDVPHVVERAQTQIDQAGLSDRCQLVGGDFFQSLPQGPDAILLRHIIHDWNDEQSLRILKNCHAALPDGGKLLILESVIQPGNAPFWGKFVDLIMLLVTGGRERTAEEFRLLFERAGFELTQIVPTSSDLSIVEGVKR